aatctataaatatatttagattttaaattgtAGATAGTCTACTGATAAAAATTTTAAAGCTTTGAGTAATGAGACTGTTTCAAGATTATTCTTAAGTTTAGATTTTATTCATGTGTCTCTATGTTTACTGTCTTTAGTATACTGAAAGTAGGAGTTGCAGTTAAAGAAGATGGCAAAAAACTTCATCTTGATTATGGGCTAGTAGTAAATGGATGTGTAGACTTAAGACATGTCCTTAATAGAGTCAGAGGAATATACACCTGGTATGCTAAAGCTTTGTAGTCTTTTGTAGTTCATTCAGTATGTACAAAGCTAAGGGTTTAAGATTCTTTGTAGCAGGAATGGAAAAAcataaaacttgattttttcagtcttattaaaaaatcaccaaaatcaGGTTTGTGGGTTCAtaaatcaacaaattaaaaaaaatagagccTCTGGCATATTGCATCCACTGACATAGTTAAACAAGATAGGCATATACAAGTACTCTCAATAGTTACAAATCTGCTATAGAATACAAGATGGtgtcttatttatatacatcAAAGAATTGTCTCTATCATTGATTTACCAAAACAATtgggaaaaaaacaaacatgaaacttgaacaatatattatgatataacATACATAACAGTTTAAAGTTTAGAAAATTATTCTTCATGCTAGTAATGTTAACTGTTAGTGATGAATATAACTTATCCAGTAGTGTTGTTTTTCAGTCGTAGTAAAGGACTACAGGGCCAAGCTGAGAGTATATTAGGAGTAATGTTAGATAAAAGTAACCGTATAAGATGTGGAGACTGGGAAGCTGATGATTTTTCACAAGAACAGGTAACCTATGATTTAAAAAGTACACAACTAGAAAATGCAAATTTCACAACCATTCTTAAGATTTATAGAGTATACAATTACGCTTAACAAAAAgatttcttttacatttgttaaatgGGGAAAAATATCCTATTGATGTGAGAACTATGAATGGTACATAGTTTTACTTTGTGGTTCACTCAAGATACTTGTCTAGAATTGTATTTATCTCTTCTTTCACATGCTTTGGAAAGTTTctaattaaaaagaataaagtCATGTTAGCTATACTGACAAGTCtgacataaacataaaaaaggccATGTggtattgccaatgagacaactacccaccaAAGTTTATGTAGTGGAAGTAAGTAATTAAATGTTGTTCATCAAAAATGGACATTTGTTTGTTCATGTAATGTAAActgtattttatttctaattttagataGAATATGCAGCCAATGATGCGCTAGTAGGTGTAGATATATTTATGAACTTAATCTTGGCCAAAATGTGGGGCAAGAAACCAGATATTAATATAGAAGATATTTTCACCATTGTTGATGAAACAGAATTTTGGACCTTTACGAGGTCTTTGGTACAAGGGACAGTAGATGTTAATGTTGGAGGAGCATGGAATTCTAAAAATCCTGCTTACAAAGGACCACAACTAACAAATGATGAAGAGGTTTGGAAATAAccttttattaactttttaccatgttttaattattattaatacATTTAGTAACAAGTTCAGAAACCATATAGTCAGCactctgaaatgaaaaatgtaaaaacaattcaatcaagaAAACTGATGGcctaatttaaaacaatacaaattacaaaaaaaataaaatatgacagacattaaCCAACAACATCCAGTGAATTACTGGCTGCTGACTTACACACATGTTTAACTTGTCTGCTTAAAGATTATGGTGGggttataaaataaacatgtttgcgATTGCTCAAATATTTCTCTAACCTTAGATAGTGATGTTTTAAACAGCACAACATcagaacaaactataaattcatttgtaaatggcttaactcaatagTTGGTTCaaagtacaataaaaaaatcacataaaaacTATTCTTTGGTCTGATAAATAGTGATCTAATTGAAGATCACATCAGGATCACATCACATCATCATAATTATTCTATAAAGAAGGTTCTGAAGGCAACATtattacaaaaagacaaaaatgaattatttactTCCAGATATCTGTCAAAGATAAAGAAACAAGAGCTTATGTATTACGACAACGGCCATTATACTACAACTGTTACCTTTTAGCTCCTGATGGAGAAAGTCTGTGTACCTGTGATATAAAAAAGGCAGAGTGGTATATAGAAAAGGGTTTAGCAGGTATATTGATACTTATCATGCTAATAGCCAGATCCAATCTTATCAATTAAACTTTCTATTAGATTGTTACGTAAGTTATAGAAATACAAACTCAAAGAACTATGTTCTCACTTCTTTTGTTGAAACACTTGAAAAAGTCTGGCCAACACaacttttattcaattttaatatttgagaAGTAAGATTACAGCACTATTCACAAGTTGAATCTTAGCTTTTCTTTGAATTGGAAATCACAGTATTTCCTTGCAACCTGAGTTGCATATTAAAAACACTTGATGAGCTTTATAATGACATCTGctctttacaaaaatattatttgtatgtttcaGACAAAGTAAATGATGACCCATTCACagttcaattaaaatttgaaccAGCTGGTCGTCCGGCATCTAAAGATGATTATTATTTACAAGAGAAAGAAAACATTTGTGTAGTTTGTGGATCAAAAGAATCCTATGTACGAAAGCAAGTAGTTCCTAAAGAATATAGaaggtaaaatatttcattgatttttggtatctttgtcttacacatgacaaaaaaccaaaatattatCCCAATGGTCATCATGAcgcaaaaaagaaaagaaaaaaaaggcactattaaaaacaatttttaaacagaCACGTTTCTGTGAGGCAAAAAGACTGCTGGTACAATAATATTTGTGTATAGGGATAGACAGACAGAATTAAGGAGAAGGGTTTGATCTGTTTCTGAGGTAGTGTAAGCTAAAGGACCACTGTaatggtgtatggaatgatttttAGGTATACATGTTTCTCTGGCATGGTTCATATGACTGAACTCATTCTGATGGCAATTGATAATGTGAAGTGGATGCTATACTTATAATAAAACTCGTATTACAgacttttaacaaaaattcaatCTGAATCATAAGTAAAGCAGTTAAGACAATTGATATCAGCATATGCACTCTTGTGTTTTGGCAATTAACTAGATTATTAAACTTTGTCATTGGCTTTATTTACTGGTACatatatttcagatattttccTCCATCACTGAAGGACCATGCCTCCCATGATATACTGTTACTATGTATGTCATGTCATGTTAGGAGCACACAGTATGATACAACTCTTAGGTACCAGTTAGCAGATGAATGTAATGCACCTATAGATGAGGGATCTGGAACTAAACAATTAAGTGACCAGGACTTACAAAAAGTTAGATCAGCTGCaaggtaaatatatattttgacttaaaattgcactatttgttaaatatatttctctttgaGTGTTCCAGATGaaggtaaattcaaaaaagtGCTTTCGAACATGAAAAATATCAAGTGCTTTTTTTATGCCATGTCATAGTGGccatttatttgtaaaacaaaatgtcaaaaaaaatgtttgaaggaTTTATTTATTCCTGTAGCAAAATTAAGATGTTCATCATATACTATAGTATAAATATTAGCTAGATATGCACAAAAGTGTGTGAAGTTGTCTGGATCTGAAGGTATGGTTGAATTCAAGTTCTTTAGACCAAGTGCCTGTTATACTTTTACAGTCCTCTGTAATAAACTGGGATTAATCCAATTCAAATATTACAGTTATGCTTAAGGGTGGTCATTTGTTGTCTGTTATTTCCTGAGCAAAGCTATCTAAAAAAagcaatttgtaaaatttgtatgACTTTGAATTATGTGAGACTTTTTATGAGAACATGCAATTTAGCTCTTGAAACTTGTTTTGCAGAAGACTGTTAGTTAACACATAGTTAGTTTTTTGTGGCTTTATGTAGTGATCTATAGTGCAGTTTGGTTATTGGCTAATAAGAACTGCAATTTTCTTTTATAGAGCATTGTTAAATCCAAAAGCTAAAATTCCTGAATTAAGAAAGACAGAATTAAAGAAGACATTAGAAGATTTTTATGGAATAACAGATTTCTCACCTGAAATACTGACACAGGCAGCAGAAATTGAATACAGGTATGATCTGCTGTAATTAAGTGCCAGTTTTTCACTCTTCCAGTCTGTTGTTTATATGAAATCTAGTATTTCTCCATGAACATTTGTACTGCAACTTTTTCAACTATCAAATATTCTTGAAGTACGTCTGTTTTGATGGAGTACTATTTTTATACAACTTTCGTcctatattgctatcacgttggtgTCGTGGTCTGCGTcatcgtcgtccgaatactttctgttttcgcactctaactttagtaaaagtgaatagaaatctatgaaattttaacacaaggtttatgaccacaaaaggaatgtcaggattgattttgggagttttggtcccatcagtttaggaattaggggccaaaaagggcccaaataagcattttcttggttctCACACTAtaaatttactttaacagtcaggggcgttacttaaacaagttattttttttagttacttatataagtaatttttgtttttgaaaataataaaataacttaatagagttattttaattttcaatagaaacatagactaaatgtagttttcatgattttaaacaacattttgtatcataaaataaagaaattatcagatttgagaggagtatagagataaagggttactttagaaataatgacaaaaatattacttgaataagttattttatacaaatttgatttttttttagcaattacGCTTATTCAAGGCACATATGTAATTGATTCCGGTTACGaattataaataacttaaggtcttaattaattcacaagtatctatctatttatatcagtctaccttcaagattttagaggaaaatgataatttaatagtcccaagagaccaatTTTTGACCCAGAAGCGTTGGTATGAAAGATAAGTGGGTCAGAAAGTTAGTTAGTGTTTCGgaagaattagtttttatatatcaagggaaaaataaccagatgactgaaaattattaaaagctagtaaaatctgtattattggacacctataaaaataatattcagaaaaataacttatataagttatatttaaataagcctcgttttcaacattacttgtataggtaattttaattgttacatGTTTAAGTAATACCCCTGActgtttaagtaaatagaaatctataaaattttgacacaaggtttatgactacaaaagaaaggttgggatcaattttgggagttttggttataacagtttaggaaatagggcccaaaaaagggcccaaataagcattattcttggttttcgcacaataacttttctataagtaaatagaaatcaatgaaatttaaacacaaggtctATAACCACAATAGGAAGATTGggaatgattttgggagttgaggtcagaacagtttaggaaaaaggggcccaaataagcattttcttggttttggcaccaaaactttagtataagtaaatagaaatctatgaaattttaacacaaggtttataaccgaaaaaggaaggttggaattgatttcaggagttttggtcccaacagtttaggaataaggggcccaaagggtccaacattaaactttgtttgatttcatcaaaaattgaataattggggttcttgatatgccaaatctaactgtttAAATatgaagattcttaatttttggtcccgttttcaaattggtctacattaaggtccaaagggtccaaaattaaactttagtttgattttaacaaaaattgaattcttggggttctttgttatgctgaatctaaaaatgtacttagatttttgattattggcccagttttcaagttggtccaaatcgggtccaaaattaaaatttgtttgatttcatcaaaaattgaataattggggttctttgatatgccaaatctaaatgtgtatgtagattcttaatttttggtcccgttttcaaattgatctacattaaagtccaaaaggtccaaaattaaactaagtttgatttaaacaaaaattgaattcttgggcttttttgatatgctgaatctaaacatgtacttagatttttgattatgggaccagttttcaagttggtccaaatcaggatccaaatttattatattaagtattgtgcaataggtgtcataccaccaattaaaagtccctatctgttcaaccaaattttacaattttcacagctttctaaatattttaccttaagtttaacttcacaGAAACCAGGTATGTCCTGAATCctacatgtatcagctttctacatgccaattttcaataggtgtttaaaatcatataaaaaagaaaaggtgttCCGAATAgaggtaccactaaaaataacccctggttttctggaaatcttaaattagtatactatggagtgcattaatcctcaatttttaatgcaaactcataaacaagtaaattttagctcaaaatggtcttaatatatttctctttaaccaaaagtttcatttctgccaatttgtcggttagtttaagtaaaaaaggacatcaaatgcactattttttgtccgagcaggcctactttcacatacgttctaaatttgagtgagtaattggtggtatgacaccaatagcaagaaattttcaaatgcaCAGCATTCAACAATAGCAAAaaatctccaattgcacagtattgtgcaatagcaagaaattttccattgcacagtattgaacaatagcaagaaatcttcaattgcacagtattgtgcaatagcaagtattttcaattgcacaatattgcgcaatagcaagaaatatctaattgcacaatattgtgcaatagaaagaaattttttaattggagttatctttctttgtccagaatagtagttgaatcaacttaaatcattgttttatttatacaatatacaatgtatattcacttttacttccaactgataaattaaaacaatctttaccattcagtgataacaagcactttttatacgaccgccaattttgaaaaaattttcgtcgtatattgctatcacgttggcgtcgtcgtcgtcgtcgtcgtcgtcgtcgtcgtcgtccgaatacttttagttttcgcactctaactttagtaaaagtgaatagaaatctatgaaattttaacacaaggtttatgaccataaaaggaaggctggtattgattttgggagttttggtcccaacattttaggaattaggggccaaaaagggcccaaataatcatttcttggttttcgcactataactttagttaaagttaatagaaatctatgaaattttgacacaaggtttataaccacaaaataaaggttgggattgattttgggagttttattttcaacagtttaggaattaggggccaaaaaagggcccaaataagcattattcttggttttcgcacaataactttagttaaagtaaatagaaatcaatgaaatttaaacacaatgtttatgaccacaaaaggaaggttggtattgattttgggagtttcggtcccaacagtttaggaattaggggccaaaaagggacccaaataagcatttttcttggttttcgcaccatagcgttagtataagtaaatagaaatctatgaaatttaaacacaaggtttatgactataaaaggaaggttggtattgattttggaagtttttggtcccaacagttaagaaaaaaggggcccaaagggtccaaaattaaactttgtttgatttcatcaaaattgaataattggggttctttaatatgccgaatctaactgtgtatgtagattcttaatttttggtcccgttttcaaattggtctacattaaggtccaaagggtcaaaaattaaacttagtttgattttaacaa
Above is a window of Mytilus trossulus isolate FHL-02 chromosome 4, PNRI_Mtr1.1.1.hap1, whole genome shotgun sequence DNA encoding:
- the LOC134715997 gene encoding exonuclease 3'-5' domain-containing protein 2-like isoform X1, producing MFKDSLAISRVIGTVLVGGLAAYLYLRFKDTKKYKPYKRKKEIFLIDTVEDYESFINTVTIEKVLGLDCEWVSFSGKRRPVALLQLATQLGQCALIRLDRMDSFPKSLKDILADKSILKVGVAVKEDGKKLHLDYGLVVNGCVDLRHVLNRVRGIYTCRSKGLQGQAESILGVMLDKSNRIRCGDWEADDFSQEQIEYAANDALVGVDIFMNLILAKMWGKKPDINIEDIFTIVDETEFWTFTRSLVQGTVDVNVGGAWNSKNPAYKGPQLTNDEEISVKDKETRAYVLRQRPLYYNCYLLAPDGESLCTCDIKKAEWYIEKGLADKVNDDPFTVQLKFEPAGRPASKDDYYLQEKENICVVCGSKESYVRKQVVPKEYRRYFPPSLKDHASHDILLLCMSCHVRSTQYDTTLRYQLADECNAPIDEGSGTKQLSDQDLQKVRSAARALLNPKAKIPELRKTELKKTLEDFYGITDFSPEILTQAAEIEYRVDNRDYIPHGKLVVRSIKKSEGLHEFQKRWRQHFVNTMKPQYLPTNWSIDHKHERLETFTDFVLSN
- the LOC134715997 gene encoding exonuclease 3'-5' domain-containing protein 2-like isoform X2 — encoded protein: MFKDSLAISRVIGTVLVGGLAAYLYLRFKDTKKYKPYKRKKEIFLIDTVEDYESFINTVTIEKVLGLDCEWVSFSGKRRPVALLQLATQLGQCALIRLDRMDSFPKSLKDILADKSILKVGVAVKEDGKKLHLDYGLVVNGCVDLRHVLNRVRGIYTCRSKGLQGQAESILGVMLDKSNRIRCGDWEADDFSQEQIEYAANDALVGVDIFMNLILAKMWGKKPDINIEDIFTIVDETEFWTFTRSLVQGTVDVNVGGAWNSKNPAYKGPQLTNDEEISVKDKETRAYVLRQRPLYYNCYLLAPDGESLCTCDIKKAEWYIEKGLADKVNDDPFTVQLKFEPAGRPASKDDYYLQEKENICVVCGSKESYVRKQVVPKEYRRYFPPSLKDHASHDILLLCMSCHVRSTQYDTTLRYQLADECNAPIDEGSGTKQLSDQDLQKVRSAARALLNPKAKIPELRKTELKKTLEDFYGITDFSPEILTQAAEIEYRVDNKNYEPHGKLVVRYMEKNGGLHTFEKRWRTNFISTMKPQFLPKYWSIHHRHEQHKQLEVIE